In Gadus macrocephalus chromosome 11, ASM3116895v1, a single genomic region encodes these proteins:
- the LOC132467067 gene encoding zinc finger protein 436 isoform X1 — translation MRDIYIIAHASECRAFICVSTANVFDLQAARRDDNKDKMKIKYARRKPLPRKTKTVKCAELVITKTESTLKLDVDKEDTGQRHANALELNIAIKEEQEVLAISEQQHFSTTSSCNDSDTVTSKAAQSAEQNSNNIKQESSSELQIDITSALVKEEPESNAEKESGSQKLQEDAQDAENNQNTDRAEDGEGGTPFFPCQHCSVSFTSWDFLENHVKWVHQKEYLDDLKKCLSSQKLSPAPKHSCPDCSRTFTSKVALRAHGREAHPAPPPRRLHPCPMCARSFQYLKNLRNHCQRWHDMSVVTQGGHLSCSNCGKSFEKTWGQGPHVCHEPENTRPQDSPVCFDTGVDCPECGKQMATPQSLGDHMRTHTGDRPFVCKDCGKRFSERSGWRHHMKIHTGEKPYKCEVCSKAFRRSYHLKCHRTTHSGKKDYACPECGKQFGFKASLDIHLLSHSSDKPFHCATCGKDFNSRKNLRIHSKLHTHEKAHQCGDCGLKIGDLGALKIHLRTHTGERPYHCTVCGNRFIRISHLRNHQRTHTGERPYKCGECSKSFAQSGDLVKHKRTHSGEKPFECSDCHRRYTSSGDLGKHMRIHTNLRPYTCQECGKGFRLSGHLKTHMLTHTGEKPHSCPKCHRRFARSHHLSGHVAKCR, via the exons ATGCGCGATATCTATATAATTGCACACGCATCTGAATGCCGTGCGTTTATTTGTGTGAGCACCGCCAATGTTTTTGATCTACAGGCTGCAAGGAGAGATGATAATAAGGACAAAATGAAGATCAAGTATGCAAGAAGGAAGCCTTTACCTAGAAAGACTAAGACAGTTAAATGTGCCGAGCTAGTCATAACCAAAACTGAATCCACATTGAAGTTGGATGTTGATAAAGAGGACACTGGGCAGCGCCACGCCAATGCCCTTGAATTGAACATTGCCATAAAAGAGGAGCAAGAGGTCCTTGCCATCAGCGAGCAACAACATTTCAGCACCACGTCGAGTTGTAACGACTCTGACACTGTAACATCCAAAGCAGCTCAATCTGCAGAACAAAATAGCAATAACATTAAGCAGGAGTCTTCTTCGGAACTGCAAATAGATATAACTTCTGCATTGGTAAAGGAAGAACCAGAATCCAATGCTGAAAAGGAGAGTGGTAGCCAGAAGCTACAAGAAGACGCTCAAGATGCAGAGAACAACCAAAATACTGATAGAGCAGAGGACGGTGAAG GAGGTACGCCGTTCTTCCCCTGTCAGCACTGCAGTGTCTCCTTCACCAGCTGGGATTTCCTGGAGAACCACGTCAAATGGGTCCACCAGAAAGAATACCTCGACGACTTGAAAAAATGCCTTTCCAGCCAAAaactaagccccgcccccaagcACAGTTGTCCggactgtagccgcactttcaCCTCCAAGGTGGCCCTGCGAGCGCACGGCCGGGAGGCCCACCCCGCGCCTCCTCCGCGGCGGCTGCACCCGTGCCCCATGTGCGCCCGCAGCTTCCAGTACCTCAAGAACCTCAGGAACCACTGCCAGCGCTGGCACGACATGTCTGTGGTCACCCAGGGCGGGCACCTCAGCTGCAGCAACTGCGGGAAGAGCTTTGAGAAGACCTGGGGTCAGGGTCCTCACGTGTGCCACGAACCTGAGAACACCCGGCCCCAGGACAGCCCTGTCTGCTTTGACACCGGAGTGGACTGCCCCGAGTGCGGCAAGCAGATGGCCACGCCGCAGAGCCTGGGAGACCACATGCGCACCCACACGGGGGACCGGCCCTTCGTCTGTAAGGACTGCGGCAAGAGGTTCTCGGAGCGCAGCGGCTGGCGGCACCACATGAAGATCCACacgggcgagaagccctacaagtgcgaGGTCTGCAGCAAGGCCTTCCGGCGCTCCTACCACCTCAAGTGCCACCGAACCACCCACTCGGGCAAGAAGGACTACGCCTGCCCCGAGTGTGGGAAACAGTTTGGCTTCAAGGCCAGTCTGGACATACACCTCCTGTCTCACTCCAGCGACAAACCCTTCCACTGTGCCACCTGCGGGAAGGACTTCAACTCTCGGAAGAACCTGCGCATTCACAGCAAGCTCCACACCCACGAGAAGGCCCACCAGTGCGGGGACTGCGGCCTGAAGATCGGCGACCTTGGAGCTTTaaagatccacctgaggaccCACACCGGGGAGAGGCCCTACCACTGCACCGTCTGCGGCAACCGATTCATCCGCATCTCCCACTTGCGCAACCACCAGCGCACGCACACCGGGGAGCGGCCGTACAAGTGCGGCGAATGCAGCAAGAGCTTCGCCCAGTCGGGGGATCTGGTGAAGCACAAGAGGAcgcactctggggagaagcccttcgAGTGCTCCGACTGCCACCGCCGCTACACGTCTTCAGGAGACCTGGGCAAGCACATGAGGATCCACACCAACCTGCGGCCCTACACCTGCCAGGAGTGTGGGAAGGGTTTCCGGCTGTCGGGGCATCTGAAGACCCACATGTTGACCCACACGGGGGAGAAGCCTCACTCCTGCCCCAAATGCCATCGCAGGTTCGCCCGTTCTCACCACCTCAGCGGACATGTGGCCAAATGTCGCTGA
- the LOC132467067 gene encoding zinc finger protein 436 isoform X2: MKIKYARRKPLPRKTKTVKCAELVITKTESTLKLDVDKEDTGQRHANALELNIAIKEEQEVLAISEQQHFSTTSSCNDSDTVTSKAAQSAEQNSNNIKQESSSELQIDITSALVKEEPESNAEKESGSQKLQEDAQDAENNQNTDRAEDGEGGTPFFPCQHCSVSFTSWDFLENHVKWVHQKEYLDDLKKCLSSQKLSPAPKHSCPDCSRTFTSKVALRAHGREAHPAPPPRRLHPCPMCARSFQYLKNLRNHCQRWHDMSVVTQGGHLSCSNCGKSFEKTWGQGPHVCHEPENTRPQDSPVCFDTGVDCPECGKQMATPQSLGDHMRTHTGDRPFVCKDCGKRFSERSGWRHHMKIHTGEKPYKCEVCSKAFRRSYHLKCHRTTHSGKKDYACPECGKQFGFKASLDIHLLSHSSDKPFHCATCGKDFNSRKNLRIHSKLHTHEKAHQCGDCGLKIGDLGALKIHLRTHTGERPYHCTVCGNRFIRISHLRNHQRTHTGERPYKCGECSKSFAQSGDLVKHKRTHSGEKPFECSDCHRRYTSSGDLGKHMRIHTNLRPYTCQECGKGFRLSGHLKTHMLTHTGEKPHSCPKCHRRFARSHHLSGHVAKCR; the protein is encoded by the exons ATGAAGATCAAGTATGCAAGAAGGAAGCCTTTACCTAGAAAGACTAAGACAGTTAAATGTGCCGAGCTAGTCATAACCAAAACTGAATCCACATTGAAGTTGGATGTTGATAAAGAGGACACTGGGCAGCGCCACGCCAATGCCCTTGAATTGAACATTGCCATAAAAGAGGAGCAAGAGGTCCTTGCCATCAGCGAGCAACAACATTTCAGCACCACGTCGAGTTGTAACGACTCTGACACTGTAACATCCAAAGCAGCTCAATCTGCAGAACAAAATAGCAATAACATTAAGCAGGAGTCTTCTTCGGAACTGCAAATAGATATAACTTCTGCATTGGTAAAGGAAGAACCAGAATCCAATGCTGAAAAGGAGAGTGGTAGCCAGAAGCTACAAGAAGACGCTCAAGATGCAGAGAACAACCAAAATACTGATAGAGCAGAGGACGGTGAAG GAGGTACGCCGTTCTTCCCCTGTCAGCACTGCAGTGTCTCCTTCACCAGCTGGGATTTCCTGGAGAACCACGTCAAATGGGTCCACCAGAAAGAATACCTCGACGACTTGAAAAAATGCCTTTCCAGCCAAAaactaagccccgcccccaagcACAGTTGTCCggactgtagccgcactttcaCCTCCAAGGTGGCCCTGCGAGCGCACGGCCGGGAGGCCCACCCCGCGCCTCCTCCGCGGCGGCTGCACCCGTGCCCCATGTGCGCCCGCAGCTTCCAGTACCTCAAGAACCTCAGGAACCACTGCCAGCGCTGGCACGACATGTCTGTGGTCACCCAGGGCGGGCACCTCAGCTGCAGCAACTGCGGGAAGAGCTTTGAGAAGACCTGGGGTCAGGGTCCTCACGTGTGCCACGAACCTGAGAACACCCGGCCCCAGGACAGCCCTGTCTGCTTTGACACCGGAGTGGACTGCCCCGAGTGCGGCAAGCAGATGGCCACGCCGCAGAGCCTGGGAGACCACATGCGCACCCACACGGGGGACCGGCCCTTCGTCTGTAAGGACTGCGGCAAGAGGTTCTCGGAGCGCAGCGGCTGGCGGCACCACATGAAGATCCACacgggcgagaagccctacaagtgcgaGGTCTGCAGCAAGGCCTTCCGGCGCTCCTACCACCTCAAGTGCCACCGAACCACCCACTCGGGCAAGAAGGACTACGCCTGCCCCGAGTGTGGGAAACAGTTTGGCTTCAAGGCCAGTCTGGACATACACCTCCTGTCTCACTCCAGCGACAAACCCTTCCACTGTGCCACCTGCGGGAAGGACTTCAACTCTCGGAAGAACCTGCGCATTCACAGCAAGCTCCACACCCACGAGAAGGCCCACCAGTGCGGGGACTGCGGCCTGAAGATCGGCGACCTTGGAGCTTTaaagatccacctgaggaccCACACCGGGGAGAGGCCCTACCACTGCACCGTCTGCGGCAACCGATTCATCCGCATCTCCCACTTGCGCAACCACCAGCGCACGCACACCGGGGAGCGGCCGTACAAGTGCGGCGAATGCAGCAAGAGCTTCGCCCAGTCGGGGGATCTGGTGAAGCACAAGAGGAcgcactctggggagaagcccttcgAGTGCTCCGACTGCCACCGCCGCTACACGTCTTCAGGAGACCTGGGCAAGCACATGAGGATCCACACCAACCTGCGGCCCTACACCTGCCAGGAGTGTGGGAAGGGTTTCCGGCTGTCGGGGCATCTGAAGACCCACATGTTGACCCACACGGGGGAGAAGCCTCACTCCTGCCCCAAATGCCATCGCAGGTTCGCCCGTTCTCACCACCTCAGCGGACATGTGGCCAAATGTCGCTGA